Proteins encoded together in one Nostoc sp. PCC 7524 window:
- the purB gene encoding adenylosuccinate lyase codes for MIERYTLPEMGNLWTEAYKFKTWLQVEIAVCEAQAELGYIPAAAVEEIKAKANFDPQRVLEIEAEVRHDVIAFLTNVNEYVGDAGRYIHLGLTSSDVLDTALALQMIASLDVLAQHLENLIQVIREKAREHRYTVMAGRSHGIHAEPITFGFKLAGWLAEMLRHQQRLQILRASIAVGKISGAVGTYANIEPRVEAIACQKLGLQPDTASTQVISRDRHADYVQQLALVAASIERFAVEIRNLQKTDVLEVEEFFSKGQKGSSAMPHKRNPIRSERLTGMARLVRSHAGAALENVALWHERDISHSSVERVILPDACILTHFMLVEITDLVKNLLVYPENMARNLNCYGGVVFSQKVLLALVEKGMSREEAYAIVQQNAHAAWNKPEGNFHDLITQDSRVTQNLSPAEIAVCFDPQQHLRHLDQVYQRLGI; via the coding sequence TTGATTGAGCGTTATACTTTGCCCGAAATGGGCAACCTGTGGACTGAAGCTTATAAGTTCAAAACCTGGCTCCAGGTAGAAATTGCAGTTTGTGAAGCCCAAGCTGAACTGGGCTATATTCCAGCTGCGGCTGTTGAGGAAATCAAAGCCAAGGCTAATTTTGATCCACAGCGAGTATTGGAGATAGAGGCGGAAGTCCGCCATGATGTCATCGCTTTTTTGACTAATGTCAATGAATATGTAGGCGATGCTGGACGTTACATTCACTTGGGTTTAACCAGTTCCGATGTGCTAGATACGGCTTTAGCACTGCAAATGATTGCTAGTCTGGATGTGTTAGCCCAACACCTGGAAAATTTAATTCAGGTGATCCGCGAAAAAGCACGAGAACATCGTTATACAGTCATGGCTGGCCGATCGCATGGGATTCATGCCGAACCCATCACCTTTGGGTTTAAACTGGCGGGATGGTTAGCTGAAATGTTGCGCCACCAACAACGACTGCAAATTCTCCGCGCCTCCATTGCTGTAGGTAAGATTTCCGGCGCGGTGGGAACCTATGCCAATATTGAACCACGAGTAGAAGCGATCGCTTGCCAAAAACTCGGACTGCAACCAGATACCGCTTCTACACAAGTCATCTCCCGCGATCGCCACGCCGATTATGTGCAGCAATTAGCCCTAGTCGCCGCCTCTATAGAACGTTTTGCTGTAGAAATTCGCAATCTGCAAAAAACCGACGTTCTAGAGGTTGAAGAATTCTTCTCGAAAGGACAAAAAGGCTCTAGTGCAATGCCACACAAGCGCAACCCCATCCGTTCCGAACGGTTGACGGGAATGGCGCGGCTAGTTAGAAGTCATGCCGGTGCAGCTTTAGAAAATGTCGCCTTGTGGCATGAACGGGATATTTCTCACAGTTCTGTAGAACGGGTGATTTTGCCAGACGCTTGTATTTTGACGCACTTTATGCTGGTAGAAATTACCGACTTGGTGAAAAACCTGTTGGTGTATCCAGAAAACATGGCGCGAAATCTCAACTGCTATGGTGGGGTAGTATTCAGCCAAAAAGTGCTACTAGCTTTAGTAGAGAAGGGCATGAGCCGCGAAGAAGCCTATGCGATCGTCCAACAAAACGCTCACGCTGCCTGGAACAAGCCAGAAGGCAACTTCCACGACCTGATTACTCAAGACTCCCGTGTAACTCAAAATCTCTCACCAGCAGAAATTGCCGTATGTTTTGATCCACAGCAACATCTGCGTCACTTAGATCAGGTTTACCAAAGATTGGGGATTTAA
- the hemH gene encoding ferrochelatase gives MGRVGVLLLNLGGPDKLEDVGPFLYNLFSDPEIIRLPFRWLQKPLAWFIASRRTKTSQQNYKQIGGGSPLRRITEAQGEALKAQLSDLGQAANVYVGMRYWHPYTEEAIALLTQDKIDKLVILPLYPQFSISTSGSSFRLLERLWQEEPKLQSLDYTVIPSWYKQPSYLQAMAELIRQELEQCPNPDQAHVFFSAHGVPKSYVEEAGDPYQQEIEECTALIMQTLNRPNAHTLAYQSRVGPVEWLQPYTEDALKELGAQGVKDLVVVPISFVSEHIETLQEIDIEYREVAEEAGIHNFRRVPAPNTHPVFIRALADLVIDALNKPSFKLSQAAQMKKRVKMYPPESWEWGMTTSAEVWNGRIAMLGFIALIIELITGQGLLHMIGLLQ, from the coding sequence ATGGGTCGTGTAGGCGTTTTATTACTCAATCTCGGTGGTCCCGATAAGTTAGAAGATGTAGGGCCGTTTTTGTATAACCTGTTTTCAGATCCGGAAATTATACGCCTACCGTTTCGATGGTTGCAAAAACCCCTAGCTTGGTTCATTGCCTCCCGGCGTACTAAAACATCACAACAGAACTATAAGCAAATTGGTGGTGGCTCTCCCTTGCGGCGGATTACGGAAGCTCAAGGAGAAGCTTTAAAAGCACAATTGAGTGATTTGGGGCAAGCAGCCAATGTTTATGTAGGAATGCGTTATTGGCATCCTTACACCGAAGAAGCGATCGCGCTCCTCACTCAAGATAAGATTGACAAGCTGGTAATTCTGCCATTATACCCGCAATTTTCCATCAGTACCAGTGGTTCTAGTTTCCGGCTGCTTGAAAGACTTTGGCAAGAAGAGCCAAAACTGCAAAGTCTTGATTACACCGTTATTCCCTCCTGGTATAAACAACCGAGTTACTTACAAGCAATGGCGGAACTGATTAGGCAAGAACTGGAACAATGCCCTAATCCTGATCAGGCTCATGTCTTCTTTAGCGCCCACGGCGTACCTAAGAGCTATGTAGAAGAAGCAGGCGATCCCTATCAGCAAGAGATTGAGGAATGTACTGCGCTGATTATGCAAACCCTCAATCGTCCTAATGCCCACACCCTCGCTTACCAAAGTCGTGTCGGCCCGGTAGAATGGCTGCAACCCTATACAGAAGATGCCCTCAAAGAATTAGGCGCACAGGGAGTGAAAGATTTAGTTGTCGTCCCTATCAGCTTCGTCTCCGAACACATCGAGACATTACAAGAGATTGATATTGAGTATCGGGAAGTCGCCGAAGAAGCAGGAATTCACAATTTCCGTCGTGTACCCGCACCTAATACCCATCCGGTATTTATTAGAGCCTTGGCAGACTTGGTGATTGATGCTCTCAACAAACCCAGTTTCAAGCTGTCACAAGCCGCCCAAATGAAGAAAAGGGTGAAAATGTATCCCCCTGAAAGTTGGGAATGGGGTATGACTACTAGCGCGGAAGTTTGGAATGGTCGAATTGCCATGCTGGGCTTTATTGCTTTGATTATTGAGTTGATTACAGGTCAAGGTTTGCTGCACATGATTGGACTTTTGCAGTAA
- a CDS encoding ATP-grasp enzyme, D-alanine-D-alanine ligase: protein MPLVTSIIQKIAPQIGAVVVIDPEYQLVGHITFKNGHKAFFSATKLNINGFGSAEIAKDKGYSNFFLKHFGYQVTEGQTFFSQKVCEKIGNNRNIDAGFEYAKSLGFPVIVKPINLSQGKLVTKVHHKTEYYQVAKKILRFNSGLIVEKFYLGKDYRVVVIDDEIIAAYQRLPLSIVGDGKSSVLQLLYQKQDQLIQNGRKKIIDFDDFRIKRKLQRQNLNFESIIPNGKIIYLLDNANLSSGGEAVDVTETIHPDFQKLALNVAKDMGLRLVGLDIITHDITRPLVDYVIIEVNGSPSLTHYAAIGDAQTKRVEDLYLKVLKALEQDYKYKN, encoded by the coding sequence ATGCCATTAGTAACGTCAATCATTCAAAAAATAGCGCCCCAAATAGGTGCAGTGGTTGTTATAGACCCAGAATATCAATTAGTGGGACATATTACTTTTAAAAACGGACATAAAGCTTTTTTTAGTGCCACCAAATTAAATATTAATGGTTTCGGTTCAGCAGAAATTGCCAAAGATAAGGGTTATTCAAATTTTTTTCTCAAGCATTTTGGTTATCAAGTGACTGAGGGGCAAACATTTTTTAGTCAAAAAGTCTGTGAAAAAATAGGTAATAACCGCAATATTGATGCAGGATTTGAGTATGCTAAAAGCTTAGGATTTCCTGTGATTGTTAAACCTATCAATCTCAGCCAAGGGAAATTAGTCACCAAGGTTCATCATAAAACCGAGTATTACCAAGTAGCTAAAAAAATATTACGATTCAATTCAGGGCTAATTGTTGAAAAATTTTATCTGGGCAAAGATTATCGAGTTGTAGTTATAGATGATGAAATTATTGCAGCATATCAAAGGCTGCCTTTATCTATAGTAGGTGATGGTAAATCTAGTGTTTTGCAGTTACTCTACCAAAAACAAGACCAATTAATTCAAAACGGTAGAAAGAAAATTATCGATTTTGATGATTTTCGGATCAAACGCAAACTCCAAAGACAAAATCTCAATTTTGAGAGTATTATTCCCAACGGTAAGATTATTTATCTTTTAGATAATGCGAATTTATCCAGTGGTGGTGAGGCAGTAGATGTCACAGAAACCATCCATCCTGACTTTCAAAAACTAGCGTTGAATGTCGCCAAAGATATGGGGTTAAGATTAGTAGGTTTGGATATTATTACCCATGATATAACTAGACCATTAGTAGATTATGTAATCATTGAAGTGAATGGCTCGCCTAGTTTAACGCACTATGCAGCAATTGGAGATGCACAAACAAAGAGAGTCGAAGATTTATATCTGAAAGTTCTCAAGGCGCTGGAACAAGATTACAAGTACAAAAATTGA
- a CDS encoding DUF4126 domain-containing protein has product MMEILALLSASAAAGLRIGVPLLIIGLLQGSDLWSRVPVLSHISPAVLLGCLSSLSFLELCASKKVWGQRILQIIQLLLSPLVGAIMGLAVASATATPHWLIAIIGGLFALVLHLVQVGWFYRLRGLPLWAVFLQDTLCIALVLFAFDAPWQGGLIALILLWFALRSAKEWYDWYHHIKRKQGNPHQ; this is encoded by the coding sequence ATTATGGAAATTTTAGCCTTACTTTCGGCTTCGGCGGCAGCAGGCTTGAGAATAGGCGTACCCTTATTAATTATTGGACTGTTGCAGGGTAGTGATTTGTGGTCACGTGTTCCTGTTTTATCTCATATATCCCCAGCAGTTTTGTTAGGTTGTCTGAGCAGTTTGTCATTCCTGGAATTGTGCGCCTCAAAAAAAGTTTGGGGACAAAGAATTTTACAAATTATTCAGTTATTATTGTCTCCCCTCGTGGGGGCAATCATGGGTTTAGCAGTAGCTTCAGCCACAGCAACACCCCATTGGTTGATTGCTATCATTGGCGGTTTATTCGCTTTGGTACTCCATTTGGTGCAGGTTGGTTGGTTCTATCGCTTGCGGGGTTTGCCACTGTGGGCAGTTTTTCTGCAAGATACTTTGTGTATTGCTCTAGTGCTATTTGCCTTTGATGCTCCCTGGCAAGGAGGATTAATTGCTTTAATCCTCCTTTGGTTTGCCCTGCGTAGTGCTAAAGAGTGGTATGACTGGTATCACCACATTAAGAGGAAACAGGGAAATCCCCATCAATAA
- the aroF gene encoding 3-deoxy-7-phosphoheptulonate synthase has protein sequence MIVVMKVGSPEAEINRISEELINWGLTPEKIVGKHKVVIGLVGETADLDPLQIQEVSPWIEQVLRVELPYKRASRQFRHGEASEVVVNTPDGPVVFGEHHPLVVVAGPCSVENEEMIIETAQRVKAAGAKFLRGGAYKPRTSPYAFQGHGESALGLLAKAREVSGLGIITEVMDAAELEIIAEVADVVQVGARNMQNFSLLKKVGAQPKPVLLKRGMAATIEDWLMAAEYILAAGNPNVILCERGIRTFDRQYTRNTLDISVVPVLRKLTHLPIMIDPSHGTGWAEFVPPMAMAAIAAGCDSLMIEVHPNPKKALSDGPQSLTPEAFDHLMQEWAVIGKAVGRWPQPAAALA, from the coding sequence ATGATTGTAGTCATGAAAGTTGGTTCCCCAGAAGCGGAAATTAACCGGATTAGCGAGGAACTAATTAATTGGGGTTTAACACCAGAAAAAATTGTTGGTAAACACAAGGTAGTAATTGGTTTAGTAGGTGAGACTGCCGACTTAGATCCATTACAAATTCAAGAAGTCAGTCCTTGGATTGAGCAGGTATTACGAGTAGAACTGCCTTATAAACGAGCTAGCCGCCAATTCCGTCACGGCGAAGCTTCGGAAGTAGTGGTTAATACGCCAGATGGTCCAGTTGTATTTGGTGAACACCATCCTTTGGTAGTGGTGGCTGGCCCCTGCTCCGTAGAAAACGAGGAAATGATTATCGAGACGGCGCAGCGAGTCAAGGCAGCCGGAGCTAAATTTTTACGTGGCGGCGCATACAAACCCCGGACATCACCATACGCCTTCCAAGGACATGGTGAGAGTGCTTTAGGATTATTAGCCAAAGCACGAGAAGTCAGTGGTTTGGGGATTATTACAGAAGTGATGGATGCGGCTGAACTGGAGATCATCGCCGAAGTGGCTGATGTGGTTCAGGTAGGCGCAAGAAATATGCAAAACTTCTCCCTATTGAAGAAAGTAGGAGCGCAGCCTAAACCCGTATTGCTGAAGCGAGGAATGGCAGCTACTATTGAAGATTGGTTAATGGCTGCTGAGTATATTCTGGCAGCAGGCAACCCCAATGTAATTTTATGTGAGCGGGGCATTCGTACCTTTGACCGCCAATATACTCGCAATACCTTAGATATATCCGTAGTGCCAGTCTTGCGGAAGTTAACGCACCTACCCATCATGATTGATCCCAGTCATGGTACAGGTTGGGCGGAATTTGTGCCGCCAATGGCTATGGCTGCGATCGCAGCTGGCTGTGATTCCCTGATGATTGAAGTTCACCCCAACCCCAAAAAAGCCCTATCAGACGGGCCACAATCTCTAACACCAGAGGCTTTCGACCACTTAATGCAAGAATGGGCAGTGATTGGTAAAGCTGTAGGGCGTTGGCCACAACCAGCCGCAGCTTTAGCGTAA
- a CDS encoding YihY/virulence factor BrkB family protein, with translation MNLREIGQLFQEAFREWSEDKASRLAAALAYYTIFSIAPLLIIVIAIAGAVFGQEAARGEIVSQIQSLVGQDGAEFIELAIKNAYRPQAGTIASLISIVVLLLGATGLFAELQDSLNTIWDVQPRPESGVKNIIRKRLLSFAMVVGVGVLLLAFLIASATLTALVNYFSALIPGIPFLWQIVNFILSLAIATFIFGLVFKVLPDVRLAWSDVLIGATITSVLFVLGQLLLGQYLANTGFASAYGAAGSVVVVLAWVYYTAQILFFGAEFTQVYARKHGKRIVPSRHATYINGKNATNPRK, from the coding sequence ATGAATTTGCGGGAAATTGGGCAGCTTTTTCAAGAGGCGTTTCGAGAATGGAGTGAAGATAAAGCCTCGCGCTTGGCAGCAGCTTTAGCTTACTACACAATTTTTTCCATCGCACCATTGCTGATTATTGTAATTGCGATCGCAGGTGCAGTATTTGGTCAAGAAGCAGCACGGGGAGAAATTGTTTCCCAAATTCAAAGTTTAGTCGGTCAAGATGGTGCAGAATTTATTGAGCTAGCTATCAAAAATGCTTACAGACCACAAGCTGGAACAATAGCTTCTCTAATTAGTATCGTAGTATTGCTATTAGGTGCCACTGGTCTATTTGCCGAGCTACAAGATTCTCTCAATACCATTTGGGATGTACAACCACGTCCAGAAAGTGGTGTAAAAAACATCATTCGCAAACGCTTGTTATCTTTTGCCATGGTAGTGGGTGTTGGCGTTTTGCTTTTAGCTTTCCTGATAGCCAGTGCAACATTAACAGCATTGGTAAATTATTTTAGTGCTTTAATCCCAGGTATTCCTTTCCTGTGGCAGATAGTTAACTTTATCTTGTCTTTGGCGATCGCTACCTTCATATTTGGGCTAGTTTTTAAAGTCCTACCTGATGTGAGACTGGCTTGGAGTGATGTTTTGATCGGTGCTACTATTACCTCAGTGTTATTTGTTCTAGGTCAGTTATTATTAGGACAATATTTAGCTAATACTGGTTTTGCGTCAGCTTACGGTGCTGCGGGTTCAGTTGTAGTTGTCTTAGCTTGGGTTTACTATACCGCCCAAATTCTGTTTTTTGGGGCTGAGTTTACCCAGGTTTACGCCAGGAAGCACGGCAAACGCATTGTCCCATCACGCCACGCCACATATATCAATGGAAAAAATGCGACTAATCCACGAAAGTAG
- the fni gene encoding type 2 isopentenyl-diphosphate Delta-isomerase: MNASTSNSAQTQSRKADHIRICLEEDVQFRETTNGLERYRFTHCCLPEIDRDDIDLSTIFLGKHLGAPLLISSMTGGTPQAGMINQRLAELAQHYKLAMGVGSQRVAVEKPQVVDTFAVRKYAPDVLLFANVGAVQLNYTYGLDECMQIIDMLEADALILHINPLQECIQPRGDVNFRGLLDKIDKLCNQLSVPVIAKEVGNGISAAIAEKLLAVGVTAIDVAGAGGTSWAKVEGERAENTLQRRLGRTFADWGIPTAECVKSIRAIAPHIPLIASGGLRHGLDVAKAIALGADIAGLAMPFLQAAVASEAALQDLAEVLIAEITTVLFCTGNTTLSELKNSGSLQRIQ; this comes from the coding sequence GTGAACGCTTCTACTAGCAACTCAGCCCAAACCCAGTCACGCAAAGCAGATCATATTCGTATCTGCTTAGAAGAAGATGTACAGTTCCGCGAAACTACCAACGGATTAGAACGCTATCGTTTCACCCACTGTTGTTTACCAGAAATAGATCGCGACGATATTGATCTCAGTACCATTTTTTTAGGTAAACACCTAGGCGCACCCCTATTAATCTCCTCCATGACTGGGGGAACTCCACAAGCGGGAATGATTAACCAGCGTTTAGCAGAACTCGCCCAACACTACAAATTAGCAATGGGTGTTGGTTCCCAGCGAGTGGCGGTAGAAAAACCCCAGGTTGTTGATACTTTCGCGGTTCGCAAATATGCGCCAGATGTTCTCTTATTTGCCAATGTCGGCGCTGTGCAACTCAACTACACATATGGTTTAGATGAATGTATGCAAATCATCGATATGCTAGAAGCCGACGCTTTAATTTTGCATATTAACCCCTTGCAAGAATGTATTCAACCCAGAGGTGATGTTAATTTTCGGGGATTACTTGACAAGATTGATAAGTTATGCAATCAATTATCAGTGCCAGTGATTGCTAAAGAAGTAGGCAATGGCATTTCCGCAGCGATCGCAGAAAAACTCCTAGCTGTTGGAGTGACAGCCATTGATGTCGCCGGTGCTGGTGGTACTTCCTGGGCAAAGGTAGAAGGTGAACGGGCAGAAAATACTTTGCAACGGCGTTTAGGTAGAACCTTTGCAGATTGGGGAATACCCACAGCAGAGTGTGTTAAAAGTATTAGAGCGATCGCTCCCCATATCCCCTTGATTGCCTCTGGTGGTTTGCGTCATGGCTTGGATGTCGCCAAAGCGATCGCCCTCGGAGCAGATATCGCCGGGTTAGCAATGCCATTCCTCCAAGCCGCAGTTGCATCAGAAGCAGCACTGCAAGATTTAGCTGAGGTATTAATTGCAGAAATCACCACAGTTTTATTCTGCACTGGCAACACTACTCTATCTGAGTTGAAAAATTCCGGCAGTTTGCAAAGAATACAATAA
- a CDS encoding helix-turn-helix domain-containing protein codes for MSDNEIPEHLHLLSSYELGWNGLNLIYEREPADEMSEMLLQQHFIVICLEDVRVGWRLNNSWQYVDYTKGDIAIFPADQMFPRAQVSCEVGLVELFLEPATLAGVTYEFVDADKIEIVPQLQLRDPLIEHMGLALMAELQAGKADSKLYAESMATALSAHLLRRYASHPQQIPECNGGLPKYKLKDAIAYIHEHLDQNLTLDKIATSVHMSSHYFASLFKQSTGFTPYQYVTKCRIEKAKELLRRHELTLVEICQRVGFQNQSHFTRVFRQHTSTTPNAYRKFL; via the coding sequence GTGTCTGACAACGAAATTCCAGAGCATTTACATTTACTCTCAAGCTATGAACTGGGATGGAATGGCTTAAACCTGATTTATGAGCGAGAGCCTGCTGACGAAATGTCAGAAATGTTATTGCAACAGCATTTCATTGTGATTTGCCTTGAAGATGTGCGTGTTGGCTGGAGGCTCAACAATAGTTGGCAGTATGTTGATTATACTAAGGGTGATATTGCGATTTTTCCTGCTGATCAAATGTTTCCTAGAGCGCAGGTATCTTGTGAAGTGGGATTAGTTGAACTATTTCTAGAACCTGCGACTCTGGCTGGTGTTACTTATGAATTTGTGGACGCAGACAAAATCGAGATCGTACCACAGTTGCAGTTACGTGATCCTTTGATTGAACATATGGGATTAGCATTGATGGCTGAGTTGCAAGCAGGCAAAGCCGACAGTAAGCTGTATGCGGAATCAATGGCAACGGCGTTATCTGCACATTTATTGCGGCGATATGCCTCACACCCACAGCAAATTCCAGAGTGTAACGGCGGATTACCTAAGTATAAGCTCAAGGATGCGATCGCCTACATCCATGAACATTTAGACCAAAATTTGACTTTGGACAAAATTGCTACCTCAGTTCACATGAGTTCACATTATTTTGCTAGTTTATTCAAGCAATCTACAGGTTTTACGCCTTATCAATATGTGACAAAATGCCGAATTGAAAAAGCCAAGGAACTGCTTCGCAGACATGAGTTAACACTGGTAGAAATTTGTCAGCGAGTCGGCTTTCAAAATCAAAGTCATTTCACTAGAGTATTTCGCCAACATACCTCAACTACACCCAATGCCTATAGAAAATTTCTTTAA
- a CDS encoding DUF421 domain-containing protein, producing MDKWFYIDWRAVFVPSISIVELVVRGSLVYLALFSVLRLLPSRQLGTLGITDLLVVVLFAEAAQNAMASNYTSITEGAILVATVIFWSYFLNWLGYKLPAVQRFLNPPPILLIKNGKIIRRHLQQELITEDELMSKLRQQGVELLDEVKLAYMETDGSISIITYEPKTNTTAPQKLD from the coding sequence ATGGATAAATGGTTTTATATTGATTGGCGTGCAGTTTTTGTTCCTAGTATCAGCATTGTAGAATTAGTGGTACGTGGCTCTTTAGTTTACTTAGCACTATTTTCTGTGTTGCGTTTACTGCCTAGCCGACAACTTGGCACACTGGGAATTACGGATTTGCTTGTAGTGGTGTTATTTGCCGAAGCCGCCCAAAATGCCATGGCCAGTAACTATACATCAATTACTGAAGGGGCAATTTTAGTTGCAACAGTAATTTTTTGGAGCTACTTTCTTAACTGGTTAGGCTACAAACTACCTGCTGTACAGAGATTTCTGAATCCTCCCCCCATCTTGTTAATCAAAAACGGTAAAATCATCAGACGGCATCTGCAACAAGAACTGATTACAGAAGATGAGTTGATGAGTAAGTTACGCCAGCAAGGTGTGGAATTGTTAGATGAAGTCAAGTTGGCGTATATGGAAACTGACGGTAGCATCAGTATCATCACTTATGAGCCAAAAACTAATACCACAGCACCACAAAAATTAGACTGA
- a CDS encoding class I SAM-dependent methyltransferase, which produces MATILRDLSYRYQWLYDAIARVAAISVGGEARFRQLALQGLTIHSDTHILDLCCGSGQATQFLVKYSQNVTGLDASPLSLQRARQNVPEAVYVEAFAEKMPFADHQFDVVHTSAALHEMQPEQLQAIIQEVYRVLKPGGVFTLVDFHAPTNLIFWPGLSIFLLLFETETAWQLIKTDLVDLLTKIGFDVNQPTLYAGGSLQVIQAKK; this is translated from the coding sequence ATGGCAACAATTTTACGAGATTTAAGTTATCGTTATCAGTGGCTATATGATGCGATCGCTCGTGTAGCGGCTATCAGTGTCGGCGGAGAAGCCCGTTTTCGCCAATTAGCTTTGCAAGGGTTAACAATTCACTCAGACACTCACATTTTAGATTTGTGTTGTGGTAGTGGGCAAGCAACGCAATTTTTAGTTAAATATTCACAAAATGTAACAGGACTTGATGCCTCACCATTATCTTTACAACGAGCGCGACAGAATGTCCCTGAAGCGGTTTATGTAGAAGCTTTTGCGGAAAAAATGCCTTTTGCAGATCATCAGTTTGATGTGGTGCATACCAGTGCAGCTTTACATGAAATGCAACCAGAACAATTACAAGCAATTATTCAAGAAGTTTACCGAGTGTTAAAACCAGGAGGCGTGTTTACATTAGTAGATTTTCATGCTCCGACTAATCTCATATTTTGGCCAGGTTTATCGATATTTTTACTCTTGTTTGAGACAGAAACAGCTTGGCAGTTAATTAAAACTGATTTAGTTGATTTGTTAACTAAGATTGGGTTTGATGTCAATCAGCCAACTTTGTATGCAGGTGGTAGTTTGCAAGTAATTCAAGCGAAAAAATGA